A section of the Citrus sinensis cultivar Valencia sweet orange chromosome 8, DVS_A1.0, whole genome shotgun sequence genome encodes:
- the LOC102617678 gene encoding prohibitin-1, mitochondrial-like gives MILFMTEEYLLSGEATSAQLIGQAIAKNPAFITLRKIEAAREIAQTISKPSNKVYLNADELLLNHQEMKLDNSQ, from the exons ATGATATTGTTTATGACAGAGGAATATCTTTTATCG GGAGAAGCCACCAGTGCTCAGCTGATTGGTCAAGCCATTGCCAAAAACCCAGCATTTATTACACTGAGGAAGATTGAAGCAGCTAGAGAAATTGCTCAGACTATCTCGAAGCCGTCCAACAAGGTTTACTTGAATGCAGATGAACTGTTGCTGAACCATCAGGAAATGAAGTTGGATAACAGCCAGTGA
- the LOC102610680 gene encoding uncharacterized protein LOC102610680: protein MVVPMSIDEKTMLRPVNLFNLTEVIDQCQQEYGVPPRPNWITTYYGGHDIKLTLQRFTGNIIFSNGLRDPYSAGGVLKNISDNIIALPTVNGSHCLDIVKSNKTSDPDWLVQQRKTEVEIIEGWIAKYYADLKAINKWIPFKLQ, encoded by the exons ATGGTGGTACCTATGTCCATAGACGAAAAAACAATGTTGCGGCCGGTTAATCTTTTCAATTTAACTGAAGTTATCGACCAGTGCCAGCAAGAGTATGGCGTCCCTCCTCGACCTAACTGGATCACAACTTATTATGGAGGGCAT GATATAAAACTGACTCTACAAAGATTTACTGGCAACATTATTTTCTCCAATGGACTCAGAGATCCTTACAGTGCCGGCGG GGTGTTGAAGAACATATCCGATAATATTATCGCGCTTCCTACTGTCAACG GTTCTCACTGCTTGGATATtgttaaatcaaacaaaaccaGTGATCCAGATTGGTTGGTTCAGCAGCGTAAGACTGAAGTGGAGATAATTGAAGGATGGATAGCAAAGTACTACGCTGATCTTAAAGCTATCAACAAATGGATCCCATTCAAGCTACAGTGA